The following nucleotide sequence is from Mytilus trossulus isolate FHL-02 chromosome 9, PNRI_Mtr1.1.1.hap1, whole genome shotgun sequence.
CATGTTTTTGCAATTACAGACTGTCGTGGGTGGTGAAAAATTTGTCATGTTGACGCAATAGATCATTTTTACACCCGTATTAAATAATTGCGGATGTCGGCCGTGaacacacaggcacttgtctcagaaattttttttcctatataccttatcagtgtatatgttagcggcaataagtgaaattaggcattaagcttaaatcctaggcaataagctaacgcctaggcattaAGTCTAATGCCTAAATGATGTTAGGCATTAGtcttaaatcctaggatttaagcttaaatcctgaaAATTGTGCccaggcattaagcttaatgcctaaagTATAAATGCGAGTAACTAAAAAACACCTatctaattaaataaaaattatacattagTTAGATAATAACATTACGAGAActgaagtttaaaatgtcatctaCTGGAAATAATATCacagataaaatatgtttttatattaaaagtcATCAAATATTACTCATCAGTGATTGAAGTAAAAGGTTCCACATTTGGTTCTGCAATAGGTTCTGGTATATCAGAGGCATCGAGAATGTTTTCAGTTTCATTTTCAGTTACAGGTTGATCATTTACAGACTCTGGCTGGATTAAGTCCTCTTCCTTTTCTAAggtcatcaatatttttttcggaATTTGGTTTCCAATTGTTGCACATTTGCCAAATAAGACTTCATAGAAGGACCGTCCAATGCCTTTGCTAAGAGCTGAATTCTTTTGAATGTGGACAAACTTCATACCAGTTGACCACTTTGTTAATTCATTGTCCCTCATACATGCAGTTAGCATGTCATGGATATCTCCATTTGATCGCTCAATGCTACACTGTGATTGGGGATGTCTCGGTTTCCCATGAACGATAACAAGTTCTGGCCACATTAATTTTAACTCAGATATAACCAAAGCTGTGAATTCCCGACCATTGTCACTTTCCAGTATATGGTGCGCACCAAAAATTctaatatatcaattaaattaaaagcCACCTCTGATGCACATTTTGAGGTAAGGGCTTTaatgttacaaaattttgtGAGATGGTCTTGAAATACCATAATAATTTTATAGTTTCCATCTAGGTTTGATTGAAAATCCATCAAATCAACTTGTCCTCTACTGTTAAAGTCTTTAGATAAAATGGGTTTCACCACTACTCCTTTtcctatatgtttttttttcatattgcaattttcacaaagtGACAGAAATAATTCAACTGCATCGCGTGAAATGTTAGCATATCCATTATTTAGTTGTTTTATCATGCGATCTCTGCCGCAATGACCTGTTTCTTTATGTGCCTTTTCCTAAATACCATAGAGTTCCTCTCGGAagacataaattttaaaatttccctCCTCATTCTCGTTGACTTTAGCTATCAACCTTTCAAAACCACCaatgttaaaaatgtcataCCTTCCTAAATTGTAGTAATCTTTTGTCACTTTCTTTTCTGATGATTCCAAAAGTTTAATCTTTGCCAAAAGATCATGGTACTTTACTCTAGGGTATATGCTCTTTGTTTTCCCTGATTCGAATTTAGACCTCaaagattcaaataaaaattcctAAATAGACATGGTTGCGAACAATCCAGATGAAGAAGTGTAAAAGACAAGATGGCCTGagggcatttaaaaaatattttaacagagAAAATTTACTTATCCAATAAAATGGTGAGcaaaaaatcatatcttaattTTGTCTACTTTTGACCCGATCAAACCAGCTTGACCAGTGAAgtgtaaacattttcaaatagttATTATAAGTATTATAAAGAATCTCCCTTTTTTATGGGATACAATcacttttttaaatcttttttatttgttgtacttCCACAAAAAAAGTATGAGTTCATTCTATTTTGAATAAGAAAAGTACTAAAATTAGGGGATTAGTCAGATAAACGTATATTAATATTAGgaatataattaagaaaatactttatttcaagaaaaatcactaaaaacacataaattctaaaatttcacttattgcctaAAATCATGTTCGGCAATAGGATGAATAATCATCACCAAATTTCAGGTAATAAGCTTAATGCCTGGAAATTTCAGGCAATAGCTtaatgcctaggcgttagcttattgcctaggatttaagcttaatgcctaatttcacttattgccgctaacatatataaagtgcgaatccagctagttcatttttactgtatgcgggtttgtctattgtagaataaaggatcatgggaaaactgcatttgtttacgttttgaaaatatcaagttaaaagattttaagttaagttttaacatattttcattgtgatatgtctttaaaatatacacacatagcattaaagttcaaataagtgttataaaagcatcataatatagcatatcgattattgaaagcgatccattttaactattgatgcgatgaattatcactgttagtgcagtcattattaatgtagaattttcaaagatgcgagtaatttttattgtagaattatgtgataaatgcacttgcaacaaatgaaaaaaaaacttagttgatgactttaggatttatgatacatgtattttcaaattgaaatacaaactcctcattcatatagcttttcaaacttgtaacaaaagcgattctcaaaatgtcatattgtattcttcagattacgtttctccttgattttaacttatatagggaatcactagAGCGTGACAGCAGCgggccctcttaggcagtcagtgggcccctacttatgaaaaattctagatccgcgaatgcatactaccgcagaggtaaaaccatgcacatttgggttattgtacacgaaatgcatgctacaattcatttttgttgattttagaccctttggaactctatgtgggctatttcagcaactaggcaaataaatccccaaactagatacacggttagattcagcatgtcaacgaattccaaatatctatattaaaggacttttgtctgtaaatttggaccccacaaaattgaaaaagggaccaaaaatataaaaaaaaatgcatgcatcggatacatttgttattgaaggcatgactgtaacaataggatgaatatacaaaaatatcttattctggggtctcattgggggttttgatcccggatcccgcttactgttttggcagattcccgtattccgcttattgttttgtcagattcccgtatcccgcttatactatgcagttctattttttttgtaattatccgtgtcccgctagacttcgTTTCCCGTTTTTCAgtacacaatcatttgactttcacctgtcacgcttgcaaaaaaatcggcaatccgatgtgacgcttatacccaaatgcgTCCCcataattttactttattttgactCATATaaagcccattataaatatattaaaaaagtagcgtagatttttttatccctttttatcccgtctcgtttcgtttttgagccatatataCATGTCGTatttgacaatgagacaactctccattcgagtcacaatttataaaagtaaaccattatacgtcaaaatacggtcttcaacatggagtcttggctcacaccgaacagcaagttataaagggctccatggtaaaacattttaacgggaaaacaaaggtgcaatatatatcaagatgtacgtaattagtggtgaagtgtcatggaaatgattaaaaaaaattaggataaagatccctatacgctttataagaaactaaatggaatacatttgaaataaatgttatttctattgaatttattagagtgtttttaaaaccaaactttcctccgtaagttaaattttatcaaatctatctcttactttatctatggTTTGAGtaagtcggctaaattaaggctttacatctaatttcctaatgcatgtaaagcaaaactttggttggcttgcttgctttggttgtataattgtttatacaaactttgtaaataagattgacatttttaaacaatttgaataggcatagtttaacctgtatttttaatatttgaattaaattgggtgttatcataatgattatccaataaaaaaaagcaagcaaatcaactaaagtcttgctctacatgcacCATACATGCTTAAAAaaatgagctgtaatagataaaaaaattaattatacagtgaaaatgcaccgcatatacaatactaatgattcgctccacagtgaaaatgaaagaatagtatcattattcgacagtaaacatgactagcattacgaaatcatcatagtggaatttagttaaatatgaagaaactgaatgacaaaacatattctacgttatacaactttaataattgtattaaatgaATAGTTTTTACTGCCACAACATCTcacctgttagttataaagcactTGCGGCagcacgatctgttcgtgaaatgtcctaaatattcacctattttggtatatatttcacagctggatggctttaggcgcgataaaaccccgTTCGCATCtctaactttgttttattagtatcatgtatttctgaacatatacattttaactaattttcttcattttcttcaaaaatttaaaaaggttcgtctgtttatttatcattctacattagacatttatgacatatacagtaaaaatgatattttaggatccgcactttacatacactgctTATTATAATCAGgaaaaaaatttcctatataccttattataataaggtatataggaatttttttttctgagacaagtgtcacaagtgcctgtgcgtgaacacttgaaaacgcgtgatcttaataattatgtttaattaaatttaagatgtaacattttttaatattgtaaatgaatgcattcatttaacttttaatgttggctatataaattgcatttgagTGAGGCAgggacaaaaatatatatataactagaatCTATGTCTTTTCTCGTTTTCCGTTTACTGTCATGTCATGGACATTTTCCGACGATAATTAATCAAATCTGACAAGTTtgattaaaaacggaaaatacGCCCGTAAACGATTTAACGTTACCGTACCCTCTTTACTTGTCGCATGTCGGCAtcttcaaatggcaaatttattttacacaaattcGTTGACATGCCATGATGGTAGATGGACACTACAGCACAATATAAGCTGAGCTGGAAATTACAATTGGTGAgtagaaatgaataatattttaaaacatgcctATCAGACATGAGAATAATCATTGATCCGGCCAAGAGTTTGAAGGAAAGATGTTTACATTTGTGCATACAGGTATGAATTGACTTTCTAATACACCACATTCTTGTACAGTAACTTGTTCAAAGGCAAAGTAAGAATTTgggcttgtaaaaaaaattattcctgtgattggaccccccccccccttttggaAGATCAATGCAAGATTTGAAAAAGGTACATATAAACTATGGTTTAAATCCTCCCTTTTAAAAAGGGCTGGATACACACCTGTTTATTGCCTAAACCATTGTGTGTATTCACAATGGTTTGGTTGTGGGGGGGAGGGGGGCCTATTACCAGACCTAACCCCCTGATGGAGTaaccctagtccaaataattatgacgtctggcaaggctattttattttttttctgggacgccttcctaggacgttgtaggaaggcgtcccagaattttttttaaatagccttgccaaacgtcataattatttggactagagtAACCctacatattcatatttattgtatgtttaataatgtattgataactgtcacgtcctaaaatttgcatgaaatatctgtcactggatttttttataactcataaCCAATCAATCTTCACATGTATGTTATAATGATGATGCACCTATTTATATAGCCACTGGTGGGTgatgtacaataattataatttatcacatatttgttatgaataccttCAAGGCTTGGgtttgcatatgcaataacTTCTAAATTGCCGGGggcaaaaaaaaagagtatattgatattgtgcccTGATTCCAAATGATGTGACAGCATTGCGTCCTTAACGAcaattttttacacttttgtgataagaaatttaagataattttccaggcatgtttcattaaattgcaggtgcggatccagaggggggttccaggggttggaacccttTCTCTTTTTgaggatcaatgcatttgaattgggacatgtaattggaacccccctttgtcctggttttcaaaatggctggactcgcccctgaattgttatcaatgatttgttttgctctaaattttgtagaacttaaatataacatgttattATATATGCATACCATTGCTTTGTCATGTATGTAGTAATATTCTacaaattctattttgaaataaaaaagtattattaaaagaatctgttgaattattattactacaaatatcacaaatcaaatacatgtagttactgtaaattcagaaattattgcttgcaGATTATTGTGAATTTTTCactttagacttaaatgcgattttaatttttatgattttgtgaaaaatcctgtttaattcatataaaatatcacaaaatgtgcgtttaaattattgcgtttacaactcagttgcatttttcgcaataataaaaacctcacattaatttctgaattgacagtagtgtataaaatagtattaatgctattgatttatttaattttatacatgttatagaagtcgcatgtaatacaagttataaatacttaattcttaatgtaaattttttttgtagataagaTATCACATTGGTTTGAGCATGATTCCCAGCAAGATTATGAAGGggcatatatatcatatatacatagGAAATATATAGTGTCACTAAATTACTCTCATACGGTACCTCACCTCTGTAGCTGTAAATTGCGAAACGGTGGATTCATTCATAAATCTCTTTtagtttatctatatatatatatattttaaattcaaaaatttaatttaagtgCACATTTCTTTATGTGTATGCATATTTCTTCTATTAATATGTAAATGCTTATAAACAAACTGCAGTAAAACTCTAAGGTGCTAATCATATTCCtgcaattgtcaaaaaaatataattatatacataaatatctaGTAATTGGTTGCTGTGTGTACATGGGAGAAAAATACCCTTATATCTAATCAGTTGGGGCTGCATATCATTTGTATGCAACTCAAAACACCATATCtgtttaaaggggaataatccTTAcagaaattgattgattgtctcCCATATTACTTTCTATTCCATGTGCATGCAATAACTGTTCAGAGTTCTATtgtcatgtatttcattttattatttcattgttataacaaatcattgtaatcattgtatgaaatttaaaacccgCAAGGGTCCATAATTGGATTAATAaagtattcttattcttattcttattcttatacaCGATGTGTGGGTTCCAAAAATAGTAATCGGTAACACGGTTGGTTACCATTCATTATA
It contains:
- the LOC134684321 gene encoding KRAB-A domain-containing protein 2-like, whose amino-acid sequence is MWPELVIVHGKPRHPQSQCSIERSNGDIHDMLTACMRDNELTKWSTGMKFVHIQKNSALSKGIGRSFYEVLFGKCATIGNQIPKKILMTLEKEEDLIQPESVNDQPVTENETENILDASDIPEPIAEPNVEPFTSITDE